In a genomic window of Gossypium arboreum isolate Shixiya-1 chromosome 7, ASM2569848v2, whole genome shotgun sequence:
- the LOC108479354 gene encoding uncharacterized protein LOC108479354 — protein MIENSVRSGKIESGEGTRKSAPRKRDNEVNNTSTFNKGQSKSLTVNQPKMVAANQRSSVRQESNARENTKRPQFTPIPMTYRELYQNLFNAHVVYPFYLKPLQPPYPKWYDTNAQCEYHAEITGYSIENCTAFKKVVERLIKLGIVRFDDPATPNVAGNPLPNHTDQGVNGISEGRNKKIKYEVAEVKTPLRQVWKEMVKRGLIVLDSRKASEGERNCCEFHNEVGHEIQECVGFRALVQNMIDNKEMEFYQEAKNPVEGDICASEGESTVQNQTANYPVVIIKRPKKKEAGVQMPPRVIIQRPAVFLYKDSKKVPWNYDCNVTIPGKESLVDASKEGQDRGPYTRSGRCYDIANEEVQPVKGKAPVVEEMKEKATKPINEPVNEEEAKEFLKFLKHSEYSMVEKLLKQPARIPVLALLLSLEVYRSALMKVLNETYIANDISVNKLDRLVSNISADNYIFFNDDEIPPGGMGSTKALHITTRCKGYMLPGILIENGSALNVLPLTMLNSWGSAFLVALKIEAGIGGETDDEAIECSFRSLEFVNATFIAEGSKILVPKLSKTMRMSLQLTIGKGALPGRGLRRHLQGGMEMPTLKDKRDHFGFGFKPDAKQRKRKLEKKQERRRARLTGEEIK, from the exons ATGATAGAAAATTCTGTGAGAAGCGGTAAGATAGAATCGGGGGAGGGTACCAGGAAGTCGGCCCCGAGGAAAAGAGATAATGAAGTGAACAACACGAGCACATTCAACAAAGGTCAGTCCAAGTCACTTACCGTAAATCAGCCAAAGATGGTAGCCGCCAATCAACGTAGCTCCGTAAGACAAGAATCCAACGCGAGGGAGAACACAAAAAGGCCACAATTCACCCCTATACCCATGACGTATAGGGAGCTCTACCAGAACCTGTTCAATGCTCACGTAGTGTATCCTTTCTACCTGAAGCCACTGCAGCCcccgtatcccaaatggtatgacacaaacgcccaatgtgaataccacgCGGAAATCACCGGGTACTCAATTGAAAACTGCACTGCGTTTAAAAAAGTAGTCGAAAGACTCATTAAGTTGGGGATCGTGAGATTTGACGACCCAGCCACACCCAATGTAGCAGGAAACCCACTCCCCAATCATACCGACCAAGGAGTGAATGGGATAAGTGAAGGTAGGAACAAGAAGATCAAGTATGAGGTGGCAGAAGTCAAGACCCCATTGAGACAGGTATGGAAGGAGATGGTCAAGAGAGGTTTGATCGTGTTGGATTCAAGAAAAGCATCTGAAGGAGAGAGGAACTGCTGCGAGTTCCACAATGAggtggggcatgaaatccaagagTGTGTAGGGTTCAGGGCCCTCGTGCAGAACATGATagataataaagaaatggagttttATCAAGAAGCTAAAAACCCCGTAGAGGGAGATATATGTGCGTCGGAAGGAGAATCGACGGTACAGAATCAAACAGCTAACTATCCCGTAGTTATCATAAAAAGACCCAAAAAAAAAGAAGCTGGAGTACAAATGCCACCAAGGGTCATAATCCAAAGACCTGCTGTCTTCCTCTACAAAGACAGCAAAAAAGTCCCATGGAATTATGATTGCAACGTGACGATTCCGGGGAAGGAAAGCCTGGTGGACGCTTCAAAAGAGGGTCAAGATAGGGGCCCCTACACACGTAGCGGGAGATGTTACGATATAGCAAATGAGGAGGTACAACCCGTAAAAGGAAAAGCCCCAGTGGTCgaggaaatgaaagaaaaagcaaCCAAACCTATTAACGAGCCAGTTAACGAAGAGGAGGCCAAGgaatttttaaaattcctaaagcatagCGAATACAGTATGGTGGAAAAACTACTTAAACAACCGGCTCGTATCCCGGTGTTAGCCTTACTTCTAAGCTTGGAAGTCTATCGCAGCGCGCTAATGAAGGTCTTGAATGAAACATATATTGCCAATGATATCTCTGTTAACAAGTTGGACCGTTTGGTTAGCAACATCAGTGCCGACAACTATATTTTCTTCAATGACGATGAGATACCACCCGGGGGCATGGGGTCGACTAAAGCTTTGCATATCACCACGCGCTGTAAAGGGTATATGCTGCCAGGCATACTGATTGAAAATGGATCGGCTTTGAACGTCCTACCATTGACCATGCTAAACAG CTGGGGCAGTGCCTTCCTCGTTGCATTAAAAATTGAAGCTGGTATCGGAGGGGAG ACAGATGATGAGGCAATCGAATGTTCATTTCGATCTTTGGAATTTGTTAATGCAACCTTCATCGCCGAGGGAAGCAAGATTTTGGTGCCAAAATTGTCCAAAACCATGAGGATGAGCCTACAGTTGACGATTGGAAAAGGGGCCCTACCCGGAAGAGGACTTAGGAGGCATCTACAAGGAGGGATGGAAATGCCAACGCTGAAGGACAAGAGAGACCACTTCGGCTTCGGATTTAAGCCGGATGCGaaacaaaggaaaagaaaactgGAAAAGAAGCAAGAGAGAAGGAGGGCACGGTTAACGGGGGAGGAAATCAAGTAG